A DNA window from Chelativorans sp. AA-79 contains the following coding sequences:
- a CDS encoding FHA domain-containing protein, with translation MALRLELKQTKGLPKSERNRRWYFETGRRTLGRSADCDWQIPDPHCTVSKLHCVVTADRAGFVLCDKSSNGSKVDGVLVREGETARLSNGSIIGLGNFAFTVLITGAKTPEFSDPDENLVLSDETLTISAILADIAPSGGAESSGLPGAGAKWHDTPAGGSPVQHRSSHLSASRRMEIGWRGPSEPMERVPILPEDWDLSSDCSSRFEHAPATQVSIPIARARKPNEVAPESEKPIQQISKAPAPIGLPAAAEPVAETTWPADLLRHLEALTGRCEEACVDSFAAFDLDADAFFPATELGAAAPGEALRSRLEAVLSMQITLRAAIGSLLDQASRMMEPPLVEARVNAEPGQFWRRDGAYWHAYKAQFERNGRRMTLRDLFREAVLRSLHEDALDEAFQGGAPGKDMDESRGR, from the coding sequence ATGGCCCTGCGACTTGAACTCAAGCAGACCAAAGGCCTTCCGAAGAGTGAGCGCAACCGGCGCTGGTATTTCGAGACGGGCCGGCGGACGCTCGGCCGCTCTGCCGACTGCGACTGGCAGATCCCCGACCCGCACTGCACGGTTTCGAAGCTGCACTGCGTGGTCACGGCCGATCGCGCGGGATTCGTCTTGTGTGACAAGAGTTCAAACGGCTCGAAGGTCGACGGAGTGCTGGTACGCGAAGGCGAGACGGCAAGACTGTCGAACGGTTCAATAATCGGACTCGGCAATTTTGCCTTTACAGTTTTGATTACCGGCGCAAAAACTCCGGAATTCAGCGATCCCGATGAAAACCTCGTCCTCAGCGACGAGACCCTCACGATCTCGGCAATCCTCGCCGACATTGCACCGAGCGGCGGCGCCGAATCAAGCGGCCTTCCCGGGGCCGGTGCGAAGTGGCACGACACGCCTGCCGGCGGAAGTCCGGTGCAGCACCGTAGCAGCCACCTGTCGGCTTCGCGAAGAATGGAGATCGGCTGGCGCGGTCCTTCAGAACCGATGGAGAGAGTGCCTATCCTGCCGGAGGACTGGGATCTGAGCTCCGATTGTAGCAGCCGGTTTGAACATGCCCCGGCGACCCAGGTTTCGATTCCCATTGCCAGAGCAAGAAAGCCGAATGAGGTCGCGCCAGAGAGCGAAAAGCCAATTCAGCAAATATCGAAAGCTCCGGCGCCGATCGGCCTCCCGGCTGCTGCAGAGCCGGTCGCGGAGACCACTTGGCCGGCAGATCTGCTGCGGCACCTCGAGGCGCTTACCGGGCGCTGCGAAGAAGCATGCGTCGATTCCTTCGCTGCTTTTGATCTGGATGCCGATGCTTTCTTTCCTGCCACCGAGCTGGGTGCAGCCGCTCCCGGGGAGGCGCTGCGGTCGCGCCTCGAAGCCGTGCTTTCCATGCAGATCACACTCCGAGCCGCCATCGGCAGCTTGCTCGACCAGGCAAGCCGCATGATGGAGCCGCCGCTGGTGGAAGCGCGCGTCAATGCCGAACCGGGGCAGTTCTGGCGGCGCGATGGTGCTTATTGGCACGCCTACAAGGCGCAATTCGAAAGGAACGGGAGGCGAATGACACTGCGGGATCTGTTCCGTGAAGCAGTGTTGCGCTCGCTGCACGAAGACGCGCTGGACGAAGCCTTTCAAGGCGGCGCTCCCGGCAAAGATATGGATGAGAGCCGCGGCAGATGA
- the tssK gene encoding type VI secretion system baseplate subunit TssK, whose product MKHENRVAWSEGMFLRVQHFQQSDRWTERLVRTTARELCAYPWGVAEIGIDRGALAIGQFALSNLRGILPDGTIFEAPIDTDLPPPLELDDSVRNATIFLALPARRPGKADITMNGSAEAREARVVACPYEAPDANVETDFLASIDVGRLSLRLLKSGDELSGYELVGLARVVEVRSDKAVILDPAYIAPSLTCAAEPRLNELVTELLGIVRHRAEAIAERIGDPTIRGTAEVGDYLLLQILNRADPMLRHISANATRLHPLVFYECCIQLAGELSTFTTDSRRASEFPLYRHDDLKSTFESVFDDLRTSLSAVLEQAAVPVDLVERRHGVRVGTINDRILLKEAGFVLAVRAEMPTEDIRRNLPAQIKVGPVERIAELVNVALPGIPVRPLPVLPRQLPYRSGTVYFELDTKSPLWKQLDTSGAVALHLSGDFPDIEMELWAIRE is encoded by the coding sequence ATGAAACATGAAAACCGGGTCGCATGGAGCGAAGGTATGTTCCTTCGCGTGCAGCATTTCCAGCAGTCCGACCGCTGGACCGAAAGACTGGTGCGTACGACCGCGCGGGAGCTTTGCGCCTATCCCTGGGGTGTAGCCGAAATCGGCATCGATCGCGGCGCTCTTGCGATCGGGCAATTCGCCTTGTCAAATCTGCGCGGCATCCTGCCCGACGGAACAATCTTCGAAGCTCCTATCGATACCGACTTGCCGCCGCCGCTCGAGCTCGATGATTCGGTGCGCAATGCGACCATCTTCCTGGCGCTTCCGGCGCGGCGCCCAGGCAAGGCCGACATCACGATGAATGGGAGCGCAGAGGCAAGGGAGGCACGCGTCGTCGCCTGCCCGTACGAAGCGCCCGACGCCAATGTCGAGACCGACTTCCTGGCTTCGATCGACGTCGGACGGCTGAGCCTTCGCCTTCTGAAAAGCGGAGATGAGCTGTCCGGCTACGAGTTGGTCGGACTTGCACGCGTTGTCGAGGTGCGTTCGGACAAGGCCGTGATCCTCGATCCCGCCTATATCGCGCCGTCACTCACCTGCGCGGCCGAACCGCGGCTGAACGAGCTTGTAACCGAACTTCTCGGCATCGTGCGCCATCGTGCCGAGGCAATCGCCGAACGCATCGGAGATCCGACCATACGCGGCACTGCGGAGGTGGGCGATTATCTTCTGCTCCAGATCCTCAACCGCGCAGACCCAATGCTGCGGCATATTTCGGCCAACGCGACCAGGCTCCATCCGCTCGTCTTTTACGAGTGCTGCATCCAGCTTGCGGGAGAGCTCTCCACCTTTACGACGGACTCCAGACGCGCCAGCGAATTTCCCCTATATCGCCACGACGATCTCAAGAGCACCTTCGAGAGCGTTTTCGACGATCTGCGGACGTCGCTGTCGGCCGTACTGGAGCAGGCCGCCGTTCCTGTCGATCTGGTCGAGCGCCGTCATGGCGTACGGGTGGGTACCATCAATGATCGCATATTGCTGAAGGAAGCAGGATTCGTGCTCGCGGTGCGCGCCGAGATGCCGACCGAGGATATCAGGCGCAACCTGCCGGCGCAGATCAAAGTGGGACCGGTGGAGCGCATCGCCGAACTGGTCAATGTCGCGCTGCCGGGAATCCCGGTGAGACCGCTTCCCGTCCTCCCGCGACAGCTCCCCTACCGTTCGGGCACGGTTTATTTCGAGCTCGACACCAAGAGCCCGCTCTGGAAGCAGCTCGACACGTCGGGCGCGGTCGCTCTCCACCTCTCCGGTGACTTTCCCGATATCGAAATGGAACTCTGGGCCATCCGAGAATGA
- the tssF gene encoding type VI secretion system baseplate subunit TssF: MAEGFLHRYNEELSALRRRASRFAEAFPKIARRLRMTGEIADDPHVERLIQSFAYSAARIRQKLDDEFPELTSELLEVLYPHYLAPLPSMSIVRLSASTTLASVQTVPRHTEILAEPIAGESCRFRTTQDVEIAPVRITTASLSSQPISAPPSPFTGAAGCLRVSVRPCDDKMSFSQIGLRRLRLHLASQWQVASALYELLANHTIGIALARHADDEAPFFLPPENLRPVGFGQKESMLPYPSASFSGYQLLTEFFALPQKFLFLEIDGLERWRDSTLEIFVYLDDTNAKLERSIDARDLALHATPVVNLFRQACEPILLDGTRTEYRLLPDSRRQMTREIYSVERVLLTRRDGGEEVCRPFFGRTMRDGGSAACFWQIQRRFDADDGTSDVDIAFVDAARHSAERLDAVATVDALCLNRDLPEKLPFGGGHPHLQIASGHEAVATVETITPPTPSLRMSGHEDRNWRLMSHLMLNHLSLFDNDGAALKDILSLYVFRDAPETKQLVDAITHVEAHRSTARIAEGGIVPGTEILLELDPAAIDRASAYLFGSVLDRFFGLYTSINSFTRLTVSLKGRSRPVATWPARAAERPLL, from the coding sequence ATGGCTGAAGGCTTTCTCCACCGCTACAACGAGGAACTTTCGGCATTGCGGCGTCGGGCCTCCCGCTTTGCGGAAGCCTTTCCGAAGATCGCCAGACGGCTCCGCATGACGGGCGAAATCGCAGACGACCCGCATGTCGAACGCCTCATCCAAAGTTTTGCCTATTCCGCCGCGCGCATCCGTCAGAAGCTCGACGACGAGTTTCCCGAGCTGACGAGCGAATTGCTCGAAGTGCTCTATCCGCATTACCTTGCGCCGCTTCCGTCCATGAGCATCGTGCGTCTCAGCGCGAGCACAACGCTGGCAAGTGTCCAGACCGTGCCGCGCCATACGGAGATTCTGGCGGAGCCGATCGCCGGCGAGAGCTGCCGCTTCCGCACGACGCAGGATGTGGAGATCGCGCCGGTGCGGATTACGACGGCTTCCCTTTCCAGCCAACCGATCAGCGCGCCGCCATCACCCTTTACGGGCGCGGCGGGCTGCCTTCGCGTGTCGGTAAGGCCTTGTGACGACAAGATGTCGTTCTCTCAGATCGGCCTCAGGCGATTGCGCCTGCATCTTGCTTCCCAGTGGCAGGTGGCGAGCGCGCTGTACGAGCTTCTGGCGAACCATACGATCGGCATCGCGCTTGCGCGCCATGCCGATGACGAAGCGCCTTTCTTCCTGCCGCCGGAAAATCTGCGACCCGTCGGGTTCGGTCAGAAAGAATCCATGCTGCCTTACCCCTCCGCCAGTTTCAGTGGCTATCAGCTACTGACTGAATTTTTTGCGCTTCCGCAAAAATTCCTCTTCCTCGAAATCGACGGGCTGGAGCGCTGGCGCGATTCCACCCTCGAGATCTTCGTCTACCTCGACGATACCAATGCAAAGCTGGAGCGCAGCATCGACGCGCGGGACCTCGCTTTGCATGCAACGCCGGTCGTAAACCTCTTCCGTCAGGCCTGCGAACCCATCCTGCTGGACGGGACGCGTACGGAGTATCGCCTGTTGCCGGATTCGCGCCGGCAGATGACGCGCGAGATCTATTCAGTGGAGCGCGTCCTGCTGACAAGACGGGACGGCGGGGAAGAAGTTTGCCGCCCCTTCTTCGGGCGCACCATGCGCGACGGCGGCTCGGCAGCTTGCTTCTGGCAGATTCAGCGCCGTTTCGACGCGGATGACGGAACGAGCGATGTCGACATCGCATTCGTCGACGCCGCGCGTCATTCGGCTGAGCGGCTCGACGCCGTCGCCACTGTGGACGCGCTCTGCCTCAACCGGGATTTACCCGAAAAGCTGCCCTTCGGCGGTGGCCATCCTCATCTTCAGATCGCGTCCGGGCATGAGGCCGTCGCGACGGTCGAGACGATCACTCCGCCCACACCTTCGCTGCGGATGAGCGGCCATGAGGATCGCAACTGGCGGCTCATGTCGCACCTCATGCTCAACCACCTCTCGCTTTTTGACAATGACGGGGCCGCGCTGAAGGACATCCTGTCCCTTTACGTCTTCCGCGATGCGCCGGAGACCAAGCAGCTCGTCGACGCCATCACCCACGTGGAGGCGCACAGGTCGACAGCGCGGATCGCTGAGGGCGGCATTGTTCCGGGAACCGAGATCCTGCTGGAGCTCGATCCCGCCGCCATCGATCGCGCATCCGCCTACCTGTTCGGCAGTGTCCTCGACCGCTTCTTTGGCCTCTACACCTCCATCAACAGCTTCACCCGGCTGACCGTGTCTCTGAAAGGCCGGTCGAGACCTGTTGCGACCTGGCCCGCACGCGCCGCAGAGCGCCCCCTTTTATAG
- the tssG gene encoding type VI secretion system baseplate subunit TssG yields MRRTFEKDQEILADRLEADPGRFEPTTAFRVAQAASGPLAICSHIGVSLIPLPLAGFRRGDGGRSTLKSALPSPLGPLGVLPPSYLELAMREERNRAHGLTAFFDLFGARIAELFIDACEKYRLARLLRWDRREGGNGFRTALFSLTGFGTARLLETSNVDAALILRFSGFLASRTRNASALGAMLREFTGLPVKIELFRGRWLSIPPEERSTLGRRSSARLGDNAVAGAAIHNFSGGFRVVLGPLEYRDYLALAPGSRAVEELFALIRLFAGSSLAFDLQLVLKKEHIPFCRLDGPEGAPRLGWNTWARIAPAPDDCGDAVVTQDAAVPLPQS; encoded by the coding sequence ATGAGGCGGACTTTTGAAAAAGACCAAGAGATCCTCGCCGATCGGCTTGAAGCCGATCCCGGCCGGTTCGAGCCGACAACGGCGTTCCGTGTCGCCCAAGCAGCGAGCGGCCCGCTGGCGATTTGCTCGCATATCGGTGTTTCTCTGATACCTCTGCCGCTGGCCGGCTTCCGGCGTGGTGATGGCGGCAGGTCTACGCTCAAGAGCGCCCTTCCCAGCCCGCTCGGGCCCCTTGGCGTGCTTCCGCCCAGCTATCTGGAGCTCGCGATGCGGGAGGAGCGGAACCGCGCACACGGGCTGACTGCCTTCTTCGACCTTTTCGGCGCGCGCATAGCGGAGCTGTTTATCGATGCATGCGAAAAATACCGCCTCGCGCGCCTGCTGAGATGGGATCGCCGCGAAGGCGGCAACGGCTTTCGGACAGCATTGTTTTCGCTTACCGGTTTCGGCACTGCACGGCTGCTCGAGACGAGCAATGTGGATGCGGCGTTGATCCTTCGATTCAGCGGCTTCCTGGCCTCACGTACGCGCAATGCGTCGGCGCTTGGCGCAATGTTGCGCGAATTCACAGGGCTTCCGGTCAAAATCGAGCTGTTCCGCGGCCGGTGGCTGTCCATTCCACCTGAAGAGCGGAGCACGCTGGGGCGTCGTTCGAGCGCCCGCCTCGGAGACAATGCCGTCGCCGGTGCAGCAATCCACAATTTCAGCGGCGGCTTTCGCGTGGTGTTGGGACCGCTCGAATATCGGGACTATCTCGCACTCGCGCCGGGGAGCCGCGCGGTAGAGGAACTCTTCGCCCTGATACGGCTATTTGCCGGATCAAGCCTCGCCTTCGATCTGCAACTTGTCCTGAAGAAGGAACACATCCCGTTCTGCCGCCTCGACGGGCCGGAGGGGGCACCTCGTCTCGGGTGGAACACATGGGCACGAATAGCTCCTGCCCCCGATGACTGCGGGGACGCGGTCGTCACCCAAGATGCGGCTGTGCCGCTTCCACAGTCGTGA